In Treponema vincentii, a single window of DNA contains:
- a CDS encoding helix-turn-helix transcriptional regulator, which produces MQSALIIKQIDDYDYILREQFGFRCADEGCCKTYTVPKEVGVGTIRNIFPCGNVGLSIIRLKLRYPLVMQYDGYNSAFETTCCFGGHIAYSETGVIDTCLSPNELGIYTKQNSCGMMMYPAGEAITAVSLFGTDEFKQALPFAFAGMQSKNTEPDGLTDWLMEPKKPELPLIRLFKDIIDSPVEGAMQQIFYEGITKTLLTQLWQRYIANPMRGITRSSLSPAEYAAVLRAHDILSERYAAPPTIPQLARLVFLNETRLKQGFKETFGKTIHQFTHSIRMETARSLLDDKNTTVSQAAYAVGYVNVSHFSQAFRKFYGRSLRFPAIFP; this is translated from the coding sequence ATGCAATCGGCCTTAATTATTAAACAGATAGATGATTATGATTATATATTAAGAGAGCAATTCGGCTTCCGCTGTGCGGATGAGGGGTGTTGTAAAACATATACGGTTCCGAAAGAGGTCGGAGTCGGAACTATCCGCAATATTTTCCCTTGCGGGAATGTCGGGCTTTCGATTATTCGACTCAAGCTGCGCTATCCGCTGGTGATGCAGTATGACGGCTATAATTCCGCATTTGAAACGACGTGTTGTTTTGGCGGGCATATCGCCTATTCCGAAACGGGCGTAATCGACACTTGCCTTTCACCGAATGAGCTGGGCATTTATACCAAGCAAAACAGCTGCGGTATGATGATGTATCCGGCAGGGGAGGCTATTACGGCTGTTTCTCTATTCGGTACGGATGAATTTAAGCAAGCGCTGCCCTTTGCGTTTGCAGGTATGCAATCAAAAAACACAGAGCCGGATGGCTTGACGGATTGGCTGATGGAGCCGAAAAAACCGGAACTTCCGTTGATACGGCTTTTTAAGGATATTATCGATAGTCCGGTAGAAGGCGCGATGCAGCAGATCTTTTATGAAGGTATTACCAAAACGCTGCTTACACAACTTTGGCAACGTTACATTGCAAACCCCATGCGCGGAATTACCCGTTCCTCGCTTTCTCCTGCCGAATATGCTGCCGTGTTACGCGCTCACGATATTTTATCGGAACGATATGCTGCTCCTCCGACAATTCCGCAATTAGCGCGGCTGGTATTTTTAAACGAAACCCGATTAAAACAGGGCTTTAAAGAAACATTCGGAAAAACAATTCATCAGTTTACCCATAGCATAAGGATGGAAACGGCACGATCATTATTGGATGATAAAAACACAACGGTCAGCCAAGCCGCTTATGCAGTCGGGTATGTGAATGTCAGTCATTTCTCGCAAGCCTTCCGAAAATTCTATGGAAGAAGTTTGAGGTTCCCTGCTATCTTCCCATAA
- a CDS encoding CPBP family intramembrane glutamic endopeptidase, which translates to MKWNDFNKNDVLLFIEFAAVTAFLLLPPLFSAVPFTLPPKPDGLYAQCVFCFYTICAAVYEEILYRLYTPNRLHRIYAGYIEPRLQGNVPASENGSEGTTENAIDLQQRSLSHNQHSRRGMLALSLHTDQSRYKKAASFKTTVLFELCFAEIPALLLFTLAHRYLGGMSVLFAAGAGIVFRIAYLKLKQVFHPAVSIALVAIVHGLWNIGVYYYLWGNTGTRVISRLYGLSANAISFTFSELYTAIFLA; encoded by the coding sequence ATGAAATGGAACGACTTTAATAAAAACGATGTACTTCTCTTTATTGAATTCGCTGCTGTAACTGCTTTTTTATTGCTTCCTCCGCTGTTTTCAGCGGTACCGTTCACCCTTCCGCCCAAGCCGGACGGACTATATGCACAGTGTGTTTTCTGTTTTTATACGATATGTGCCGCCGTGTATGAAGAAATACTATATCGGCTCTATACTCCGAATCGACTGCACCGCATCTATGCCGGTTATATCGAACCGCGGCTGCAGGGAAATGTGCCTGCATCGGAAAACGGCTCGGAAGGCACCACCGAAAACGCCATAGATTTGCAGCAGCGGTCTTTATCGCATAATCAACATTCCCGACGTGGCATGTTAGCATTATCCCTCCACACGGATCAGTCCCGTTATAAAAAGGCCGCCTCATTTAAAACTACCGTACTTTTTGAATTGTGCTTCGCCGAAATCCCCGCCCTGCTGCTCTTCACGCTCGCGCATCGTTACCTCGGGGGTATGTCTGTGCTCTTCGCCGCAGGAGCCGGAATCGTATTTCGCATTGCCTATCTCAAGCTCAAACAGGTATTCCATCCGGCAGTAAGTATCGCGCTGGTAGCCATAGTACACGGCCTTTGGAATATCGGGGTGTATTATTATTTGTGGGGAAATACTGGTACCCGCGTCATATCGAGGCTGTACGGATTGTCGGCGAACGCAATATCCTTCACCTTTTCCGAATTGTATACCGCCATTTTCCTCGCGTAA
- a CDS encoding alpha/beta hydrolase: protein MQIAYQTMSDGASLAVYKWLPEQHPKAVLHIVHGMAEHALRYDDFAKTACERGFAVVASDHRGHGKTGSKSGLMGYLADGDGFRRVVEDQKEINAEIQKQYPALPVIIIGHSFGSFVTQEYIERYGTTVKAAVLIGSAGPNPSVSVALLLANLNCAFKGRKSAAKFMNALVFGSYNNRIKNPHTAFDWLSRDESEVKKYIDDEYCGFVCTAGFFQDFMRGLKRLHTQAALKGIPAALPVLLTAGSEDPVSNGGKTLKTLYRIYQDIGMQDVTLKLYENGRHEILNETNKEEVKADILEWIEKRL, encoded by the coding sequence ATGCAGATAGCATATCAGACAATGAGCGACGGTGCCTCCCTCGCCGTTTATAAATGGCTTCCGGAACAGCACCCTAAGGCTGTGCTGCACATCGTGCACGGAATGGCAGAACACGCCCTCCGGTATGATGATTTTGCAAAAACGGCATGTGAGAGAGGCTTTGCAGTAGTTGCCTCCGATCACCGCGGTCACGGAAAGACCGGTTCAAAAAGCGGCTTAATGGGGTACCTTGCCGACGGAGACGGATTCAGACGTGTTGTCGAAGATCAAAAAGAAATCAATGCGGAGATACAAAAACAATATCCTGCGCTTCCGGTTATCATCATCGGGCATTCGTTCGGCTCCTTCGTAACACAGGAATACATCGAACGGTACGGTACAACGGTAAAAGCAGCAGTTCTCATCGGTTCGGCAGGTCCCAACCCAAGCGTATCCGTCGCCTTGTTGCTTGCAAATCTTAACTGTGCATTTAAAGGTCGGAAATCCGCTGCAAAATTTATGAATGCATTGGTGTTCGGCTCATATAACAACAGGATAAAAAATCCACACACAGCCTTTGACTGGCTTTCGAGGGATGAAAGCGAAGTAAAAAAATATATCGATGATGAATACTGCGGATTTGTCTGTACCGCAGGCTTTTTTCAGGATTTTATGCGTGGTCTTAAAAGACTGCATACGCAGGCAGCTTTAAAAGGTATACCGGCCGCTCTTCCTGTTTTACTTACCGCCGGTTCGGAAGATCCCGTTTCAAACGGAGGCAAAACGCTAAAAACCCTTTACCGTATCTATCAGGACATCGGGATGCAGGACGTAACGCTAAAACTATACGAGAACGGCCGGCACGAAATTTTGAATGAAACAAATAAAGAGGAAGTAAAAGCCGATATCTTGGAATGGATAGAAAAGCGGCTGTAG
- a CDS encoding beta-N-acetylhexosaminidase: MKPLKLDLSDLDEKMTLAVAELRKSYPLRISEDGIPVTFKKVKDSEISATFRNGVCEIEADSAPHFYFALSMLLLKSQTIEDSKVYTRRDAQRLLEFRMDHFFEKNGLMLDLSRNAVAHIDMLKQFIREMAFMGHSWFMLYMEDVYEVEGAPYFGALRGRYSIKDLQEVDRYAQIFGIQLIPCIQTLAHMEQYFMWEAVEYKYKDIDNIFNVGNAEVQALLTRMIASLRKAFSTDIIHIGMDEAYNLGRGRYLDENGFKNRGDIMQEHLAFMKTLCKTYGFKPIIWDDMFFGCYSNNKEDTEPIIPNQIGLMYWDYYSCISKHYRDHLQACRTLTKKTMFAGGAWRWMGYIPHHKKTLETTLAAIEACRKERIKEIIVTTWGDDGSEAPLYTCMFGLVLYAYLDCHIKYQEEEFAQYLKLYTGMGLDEWMRQGEPDLFEGTTGNNYDITPSKYLLYQDPLGSKFLHYIRTLTTDMDAVYKKLEQAFTKDAANTDNSLQHSIAEFYAMMMKTLYYKWRLPLDIWEAYKKADKKALQALIENKIKPLKTVLAETAKARRRVWTEECRGFGSEVLDHRFGAMLMRLEVTQEVLADYIQGKIKQIDELEEERLDPCPESDKMLEPQAVRYNRALRIMTACRETW, from the coding sequence TTGAAACCTTTAAAACTCGATCTATCCGATCTTGACGAGAAAATGACACTCGCAGTGGCGGAACTTCGGAAAAGCTATCCGCTCAGAATTAGCGAAGACGGTATTCCTGTTACGTTCAAAAAAGTGAAGGACTCCGAAATTTCCGCAACATTTAGGAACGGCGTATGCGAAATCGAAGCGGACTCTGCACCGCATTTTTATTTTGCGCTGTCGATGCTGCTGCTTAAAAGCCAAACGATCGAAGACTCAAAGGTCTATACACGGCGGGATGCACAGCGTTTATTGGAATTCCGCATGGATCATTTTTTTGAGAAAAACGGCTTAATGCTCGATCTTTCCCGTAATGCTGTTGCACATATCGATATGCTGAAGCAGTTTATTCGCGAAATGGCCTTTATGGGACATTCGTGGTTTATGCTGTACATGGAAGATGTGTACGAAGTTGAAGGCGCTCCCTATTTCGGCGCATTACGCGGACGGTATTCCATAAAAGATTTACAGGAAGTTGACCGCTATGCACAGATTTTCGGCATACAGTTGATACCGTGTATTCAGACACTTGCTCACATGGAGCAATATTTTATGTGGGAGGCCGTAGAATACAAGTATAAGGATATCGATAACATCTTTAATGTCGGCAATGCTGAAGTACAAGCCCTACTTACACGGATGATTGCATCGTTGCGCAAAGCTTTCTCCACTGATATTATCCACATTGGGATGGACGAAGCCTATAATCTGGGGCGCGGGCGCTATTTGGATGAAAACGGGTTTAAGAATAGGGGGGATATTATGCAAGAGCATCTTGCTTTTATGAAAACCCTCTGTAAAACATACGGCTTTAAACCTATTATTTGGGATGATATGTTCTTCGGCTGTTATTCCAATAACAAAGAGGATACTGAGCCGATTATCCCTAACCAGATAGGATTGATGTACTGGGATTACTACAGCTGCATAAGCAAACATTATCGAGACCACCTTCAAGCATGCCGTACGCTAACAAAAAAGACCATGTTTGCCGGCGGGGCATGGCGCTGGATGGGATACATACCCCATCATAAGAAAACACTCGAAACCACACTTGCCGCTATTGAAGCTTGTCGAAAGGAAAGAATCAAAGAAATTATTGTTACGACCTGGGGAGACGACGGTAGCGAAGCGCCGCTTTACACCTGTATGTTCGGCTTGGTACTCTACGCCTACCTTGACTGCCATATCAAATATCAAGAAGAAGAATTTGCACAGTATCTAAAACTCTATACCGGTATGGGGCTTGACGAATGGATGCGGCAGGGAGAACCGGATTTATTTGAAGGAACAACCGGTAATAATTATGATATAACGCCGTCGAAGTATCTATTATATCAAGATCCGCTCGGTTCAAAATTTCTGCATTACATACGGACGTTAACAACCGATATGGATGCCGTCTATAAAAAACTTGAACAAGCCTTTACCAAGGACGCAGCCAATACGGATAATTCTTTGCAGCACAGTATCGCCGAATTTTACGCGATGATGATGAAAACGCTTTACTATAAGTGGCGGCTCCCCTTGGATATTTGGGAGGCGTATAAGAAGGCGGATAAAAAAGCATTGCAGGCATTAATCGAAAATAAGATAAAGCCGCTAAAAACGGTATTAGCCGAAACAGCGAAGGCGCGTCGGCGGGTATGGACGGAAGAATGCCGCGGATTCGGTTCGGAGGTGTTGGATCACCGCTTCGGCGCAATGCTGATGCGGCTGGAAGTTACACAGGAAGTACTGGCCGATTACATACAGGGTAAGATTAAGCAAATCGACGAACTTGAAGAAGAACGGCTCGATCCATGCCCCGAATCGGATAAAATGCTCGAACCGCAAGCGGTGCGCTATAATCGCGCCTTGCGTATTATGACCGCCTGCCGAGAAACGTGGTAA
- a CDS encoding B3/4 domain-containing protein, which translates to MEFIIDKSIVELGIKSVAIGIAKNIDPQAPLSDSFLKKQKKMEDWALHCDVEAVSNHPITQGYADMLQRVGRSIKKYPPTVPAFIRNIQRRGSMPHINSVIDIYNVESLHSFLAIGGHDLDKIDGQIAFTVNKEAGVFLPISSTEKHVAETDYVYRDPKGIIAWLGVRDGENYKFDDGTKNAIFIIQGNANTSVEIRVEALKRIQNDLAECMPQLEFEIQVIER; encoded by the coding sequence ATGGAATTTATTATTGATAAAAGTATCGTTGAGCTTGGGATTAAAAGTGTTGCGATTGGCATTGCAAAAAATATAGACCCGCAGGCGCCATTATCAGATTCGTTCTTAAAGAAGCAAAAGAAGATGGAAGATTGGGCGCTGCACTGCGATGTTGAGGCGGTGTCGAATCATCCGATTACGCAAGGGTATGCAGATATGTTGCAACGTGTTGGGCGTAGTATCAAAAAGTATCCGCCGACTGTTCCGGCCTTTATTCGGAATATTCAGCGACGCGGTTCTATGCCGCATATCAACAGTGTTATCGATATTTATAATGTTGAATCATTACATTCGTTTTTAGCGATTGGCGGGCATGATCTTGATAAGATAGACGGGCAGATAGCGTTTACCGTCAATAAAGAAGCGGGCGTTTTTCTTCCGATTTCATCGACGGAAAAACACGTCGCCGAAACCGACTATGTATACCGCGACCCTAAAGGTATTATTGCATGGCTTGGCGTCCGCGACGGTGAAAATTATAAATTTGATGACGGAACAAAAAATGCAATCTTTATTATCCAAGGGAATGCCAATACCTCTGTTGAAATACGTGTAGAAGCGCTCAAGCGGATTCAAAACGATTTAGCGGAGTGTATGCCCCAGTTGGAGTTTGAAATACAGGTTATCGAGAGGTAG
- the lepA gene encoding translation elongation factor 4: protein MYSIDHIRNFCIVAHIDHGKSTLADRLIEKAKVIDERYYRAQMTDNMDIERERGITIKSQAVTIPYHAADGQDYLLNFVDTPGHVDFTYEVSRAIASCEGAILIVDATQGVESQTLSNMYLALEHNLEILPVINKIDLPAADIPAVSAQIDHDLGLDSDIAVAVSAKTGKNIDALFEAIVKYFPPPTGSAEAPLQALIFDCHYDAYRGVIIHLRVFEGTVTPGMTIRFMHSNAEYRVEETGVFILDLVQRDSLRAGEVGYIIAGIKTVSDVQVGDTLTDADRPCAEPRAGFKAVKPVVFSSVYPVDTNDYEQLRDAFEKLKLNDASLTYEKDSSVALGHGFRCGFLGLLHLEIVQERLEREFDQAVIFTAPSVRYRLHLRNGETMICDNPAEYPDEGKIASADEPYIKANIITPTEYLGNIISLCIEKRGTQTNMTYLDQKRVEVTYEMPLAEVLFEFYDRLKSISRGYASFEYEVIEMRPTELVKIDILLNGKPVDALAQLSYKPNAYNKARHVCEQLKEEITRQQFKIAIQGAIGSQVIARETVNPVRKDVLAKCYGGDITRKRKLLEKQKEGKKRMKMVGDVELPQSAFLSVLKTKSE, encoded by the coding sequence ATGTATTCAATCGACCATATCCGCAATTTTTGTATTGTTGCTCATATCGATCACGGGAAGTCAACGCTTGCCGACCGTCTTATAGAAAAAGCCAAGGTTATCGACGAACGCTATTATCGGGCGCAGATGACTGACAACATGGATATTGAACGGGAACGCGGCATCACCATTAAAAGCCAAGCGGTTACCATTCCGTACCACGCTGCCGACGGGCAGGATTATCTTTTAAACTTTGTCGACACGCCCGGTCACGTAGACTTTACGTATGAGGTGTCCCGCGCTATTGCTTCCTGCGAGGGGGCAATTTTGATTGTGGACGCAACGCAGGGGGTGGAATCTCAGACGCTTTCCAATATGTACCTTGCGCTTGAGCACAACCTCGAAATTTTGCCGGTCATCAATAAGATTGACTTACCGGCGGCGGATATTCCGGCGGTTTCCGCTCAGATAGATCACGATTTAGGGCTTGATTCCGATATTGCCGTTGCGGTTTCGGCAAAAACCGGTAAAAATATTGATGCGCTGTTTGAAGCCATCGTCAAGTATTTCCCGCCGCCGACAGGCTCCGCAGAAGCCCCCTTGCAGGCGCTCATCTTTGACTGCCACTATGACGCATACCGCGGGGTTATTATCCACCTGAGGGTGTTTGAAGGGACGGTAACGCCCGGCATGACCATCCGCTTTATGCACAGCAATGCGGAATACCGTGTAGAAGAGACCGGTGTGTTTATTCTCGACCTTGTGCAGCGGGATTCTCTCCGTGCGGGAGAGGTCGGCTACATCATTGCGGGTATTAAAACCGTCTCCGATGTGCAAGTCGGCGACACGCTCACCGATGCAGATCGTCCCTGTGCGGAGCCCCGTGCCGGGTTCAAAGCAGTAAAGCCCGTGGTGTTTTCCTCCGTGTACCCCGTCGATACCAACGACTACGAGCAGCTGCGCGATGCCTTTGAAAAACTCAAGCTAAACGACGCAAGCCTCACCTACGAAAAAGATTCTTCGGTAGCGCTCGGACATGGGTTCCGCTGCGGCTTTTTGGGGCTGCTCCATCTGGAGATTGTACAGGAACGGCTGGAACGGGAATTCGACCAAGCGGTTATCTTTACGGCGCCGTCCGTGCGGTATCGCCTCCATCTGCGGAACGGCGAAACCATGATCTGCGACAACCCGGCAGAATATCCCGACGAGGGGAAAATCGCTTCCGCGGATGAGCCGTATATCAAAGCGAATATCATCACCCCGACTGAATACCTTGGCAATATCATCTCTCTCTGCATCGAAAAGCGGGGTACGCAAACCAACATGACCTACCTCGACCAAAAGCGGGTGGAGGTTACCTACGAAATGCCGCTTGCGGAAGTGCTGTTTGAATTTTACGACCGGCTCAAAAGCATCAGCCGCGGCTATGCGTCGTTTGAGTATGAAGTAATCGAAATGCGCCCAACCGAGCTCGTTAAAATCGATATTCTACTGAACGGCAAGCCGGTGGATGCCCTTGCGCAGCTTTCGTATAAGCCGAACGCCTACAACAAAGCGCGCCACGTATGCGAGCAGTTAAAGGAAGAAATTACACGCCAGCAGTTCAAAATCGCTATTCAAGGCGCAATCGGCAGCCAAGTTATCGCACGGGAAACAGTTAATCCGGTGCGCAAGGACGTGTTGGCAAAGTGCTACGGCGGTGATATTACCCGCAAGCGTAAGCTCCTTGAAAAGCAGAAAGAGGGAAAGAAGCGCATGAAGATGGTTGGCGATGTCGAGCTGCCGCAGTCAGCCTTCCTTTCAGTGCTTAAAACCAAAAGCGAATAG
- a CDS encoding Rpn family recombination-promoting nuclease/putative transposase, producing MEKDFDELTIADDYMFYRVMEDPEICKTLLNRVLQGKVGTITNIELQKTIDDAGRAKGVRFDVWAKDYNGRIYDIEMQALDKKDLAKRIRYYQAAIDVSLLGKSKPYESLPDTFILFFCTFDYLERALPVYTFKTVCSEDSRIELYDGVTKIIINSKAAAQEKIKKLKVFLEYMNGKVSDDDEFIQRLEQRIKEVKANEELRREYMLVNTIERDARNDGWKAGIAQGLAEGKSLGLAEGKSLGLAEGKSLGLAEGSHQKALETARLMRQRAYPVAEICLMTGLTKEEVAQL from the coding sequence ATGGAAAAAGATTTTGATGAGCTGACCATAGCCGACGATTATATGTTTTACCGTGTCATGGAGGATCCGGAAATCTGTAAAACACTGTTAAATAGAGTTTTACAGGGAAAGGTAGGAACAATAACCAATATAGAGCTGCAAAAGACAATCGACGATGCAGGGCGAGCTAAAGGTGTCCGGTTTGACGTATGGGCAAAAGATTATAACGGGCGTATTTATGACATAGAAATGCAAGCTCTCGATAAGAAAGACCTTGCAAAACGCATCCGATACTATCAAGCTGCTATCGATGTGAGCCTATTAGGAAAAAGCAAACCGTATGAAAGTCTACCCGATACGTTCATCCTGTTTTTCTGCACTTTTGATTACCTTGAAAGAGCGTTACCAGTATATACTTTTAAAACAGTGTGCAGTGAAGACAGCCGGATAGAGCTGTACGATGGGGTAACAAAGATTATTATAAACAGTAAAGCTGCAGCGCAAGAAAAAATTAAAAAACTGAAAGTATTTTTAGAGTATATGAATGGGAAAGTAAGCGACGATGATGAGTTTATCCAAAGGCTGGAGCAGCGAATAAAAGAGGTAAAAGCGAATGAAGAGTTAAGGAGGGAGTATATGCTTGTAAATACAATTGAACGAGATGCGCGGAATGACGGATGGAAAGCAGGTATTGCACAAGGTCTTGCCGAAGGTAAATCTCTTGGTCTTGCCGAAGGCAAATCTCTTGGTCTTGCCGAAGGTAAATCTCTTGGTCTTGCCGAAGGTTCGCACCAAAAAGCCCTTGAAACAGCCCGACTTATGCGTCAACGCGCTTATCCGGTGGCAGAAATTTGTCTTATGACCGGACTCACAAAAGAGGAAGTAGCGCAATTGTAA
- a CDS encoding MSP porin has product MKKYLLVSLTILFAAAFVWAADDAATADQNIAIEADATVSWGIDFSPGGIRHGFNNEASWKVKFPIYKKADRTSTRGNVPVYGEVVLEGAELSLLSERKESNEKNDKVPFTVDGKVKGLKAKLVFYDVYLSAFSKPNFSANYAEIWKPIDNDDDYEPKDYRYKPAFDGFGTKLGYANKDLLGLDVGLKFGSDGNWKSEDGKKVIDYSTAPTQTNILTETKIAADEIWVNIVTGKTYSKDDTVPPGTYLQYKTKAGDPAQHSKYAIGFDLSIKPLDKMLELALTVNSTLNKGYSKGNVNFGAEVKSAPVDGLELKAGFDGGYAFATTTKDFDWDTVFTAQYKWVGAGVYVGSAGTVIGGYDADTKTRGRVDMAVFAKFETKADKDDATNLVEGLDAGVYVGMYQLLAKLNATPKEFPFFAKVWGAYTININDSMSIKPFANVWLETPHAQKVGLAYDVGVTYSPAEKVEVTAKWSQGKIKENKHEVKIIEKSATGGEHYGAFVLSLKVSY; this is encoded by the coding sequence ATGAAAAAATATCTACTCGTAAGCTTGACTATTCTTTTTGCTGCTGCTTTTGTGTGGGCAGCAGATGATGCTGCAACTGCAGATCAGAACATTGCTATTGAAGCCGACGCAACCGTAAGTTGGGGTATTGACTTCAGTCCGGGCGGCATAAGACACGGATTTAACAACGAAGCTTCTTGGAAGGTAAAGTTCCCGATTTATAAGAAGGCTGATAGAACTTCTACAAGAGGTAACGTGCCCGTATACGGCGAAGTTGTCTTAGAGGGTGCGGAGCTTAGCCTTCTCAGTGAACGAAAAGAAAGCAATGAGAAGAACGACAAAGTGCCTTTTACAGTTGATGGAAAAGTTAAGGGGCTTAAAGCAAAATTGGTTTTCTACGACGTTTATCTAAGTGCTTTCAGCAAACCTAATTTTAGTGCAAATTATGCTGAAATATGGAAGCCTATTGACAATGATGATGATTATGAACCGAAGGACTATAGATATAAGCCGGCATTTGATGGTTTCGGCACAAAATTAGGCTATGCAAACAAGGACTTGCTGGGATTGGATGTCGGTTTAAAGTTCGGCTCGGATGGAAACTGGAAATCTGAGGACGGTAAGAAGGTGATCGATTATTCCACTGCACCCACACAAACAAATATATTGACAGAGACCAAGATTGCAGCTGATGAAATATGGGTTAATATAGTTACTGGAAAGACGTATTCCAAGGATGATACTGTTCCTCCTGGTACTTACTTACAATATAAGACAAAAGCTGGAGATCCTGCTCAGCACAGCAAGTATGCTATTGGCTTTGACCTTTCTATCAAGCCGCTCGATAAGATGCTTGAACTTGCTCTTACCGTCAACTCAACACTTAACAAGGGCTATAGTAAGGGTAACGTAAACTTCGGTGCTGAAGTAAAGTCCGCACCGGTAGACGGCTTAGAACTTAAAGCAGGTTTTGATGGTGGGTATGCCTTTGCGACAACGACAAAGGACTTTGACTGGGACACCGTATTTACTGCTCAGTATAAATGGGTAGGCGCCGGTGTGTATGTCGGTTCGGCAGGAACTGTGATTGGCGGATATGACGCAGACACCAAGACAAGAGGTAGAGTTGATATGGCTGTGTTTGCAAAGTTTGAAACAAAAGCCGACAAGGATGATGCAACCAATTTAGTAGAAGGCTTGGATGCAGGTGTTTATGTCGGTATGTATCAACTGCTTGCTAAGCTGAATGCTACTCCTAAGGAATTCCCGTTCTTTGCAAAGGTGTGGGGGGCATACACAATTAATATCAACGATTCTATGTCGATAAAGCCCTTTGCCAATGTCTGGCTTGAAACTCCTCATGCACAGAAAGTTGGTCTTGCTTATGACGTCGGTGTAACTTACAGTCCTGCCGAAAAGGTTGAAGTAACGGCAAAATGGAGTCAGGGCAAAATTAAGGAGAATAAACACGAGGTAAAGATTATCGAGAAGTCTGCCACAGGCGGCGAGCACTACGGTGCATTCGTTCTTTCACTCAAAGTTAGCTACTAA
- a CDS encoding DUF58 domain-containing protein, which translates to MKTGYLAERSKQLQLAALSIAQGMQAGSFRSHFRGRGIEFDSLREYEAGDDIRSIDWNLMARSGKTFVKLYREERDLRLFLIVDVSASMETGCTTQSPQEKALEAAALITFAAEHLHSYTGLLAFDGKVARVFQLQRGREANLHILSTLERIAISGSKNKGTALAPALEAAAKLLRQRALIIILSDFKVENFEKELGLLARRHDVAAIRITAPYDEALPAAGILRFTDPETGLERLLPTNSHQFRQDRIRRIAEDTQQWENTCIRCGAYPLVLPYDGNTVKLLNQFFLTGKYGAQPFSRYRPQVDAAL; encoded by the coding sequence ATGAAAACAGGTTATTTAGCGGAACGATCAAAACAACTACAGCTGGCGGCGCTCTCCATTGCACAGGGAATGCAAGCAGGAAGTTTTCGCAGCCATTTCCGCGGAAGAGGTATTGAATTTGATTCGCTGCGGGAATATGAAGCGGGGGACGATATCCGCAGTATCGATTGGAACTTGATGGCGCGGAGCGGCAAAACCTTTGTGAAGCTTTATCGCGAAGAACGAGACTTGCGCCTTTTTCTGATTGTCGACGTTTCCGCTTCGATGGAAACAGGTTGCACCACCCAATCGCCGCAAGAAAAAGCTTTGGAAGCAGCAGCGCTGATTACCTTTGCGGCGGAACACTTGCATAGTTATACGGGACTCCTCGCTTTTGACGGAAAAGTTGCGCGGGTGTTCCAGCTCCAACGCGGCAGGGAAGCGAACCTGCATATACTAAGCACCCTGGAACGTATTGCCATTTCGGGCAGCAAAAACAAGGGAACAGCTTTAGCTCCTGCACTCGAAGCGGCAGCAAAACTCCTGCGGCAACGGGCTCTCATTATTATTCTATCCGATTTTAAAGTAGAAAATTTTGAAAAGGAGTTAGGGCTATTGGCACGCCGCCATGATGTTGCAGCTATTCGCATTACTGCCCCTTACGATGAAGCGCTGCCCGCCGCAGGGATATTGCGCTTTACCGACCCCGAAACGGGACTGGAGCGGCTCTTGCCGACCAATTCGCATCAGTTCCGGCAGGATCGTATCCGCCGTATAGCAGAAGATACCCAACAATGGGAAAACACCTGTATACGCTGCGGAGCATATCCGCTCGTGTTACCGTACGATGGTAATACGGTAAAGCTCTTGAACCAATTTTTTTTGACCGGCAAATACGGTGCTCAGCCCTTTAGCCGATACCGGCCTCAGGTGGATGCGGCATTATGA